Proteins found in one Clostridium kluyveri DSM 555 genomic segment:
- a CDS encoding SDR family NAD(P)-dependent oxidoreductase: MKLKDKVAIVTGASRGIGKAIAIEMAKEGARIIVNYNNSKKKALEVVKEIEDIKGTSIAVKADVSKRNEVKKMIDIAVENFGEIHILVNNAGILQQKPFESITDDEWDKMFQVNMKGAFICTQECIPYMLKNNFGRIINISSIGGQWGGNLAVHYSATKAGIISLARSLARIYSKDGINTNCIAPGLVLTEMSAKEMATEAGKEKLKGIPINRPAAPEEIGRIAVFLASEDGSYITGQTLNANGGMLFNV; this comes from the coding sequence ATGAAATTAAAGGATAAAGTTGCTATAGTCACTGGTGCCAGCAGAGGAATAGGAAAGGCTATAGCTATAGAGATGGCAAAAGAAGGAGCTAGAATAATAGTAAATTACAATAATAGTAAAAAGAAGGCTTTAGAAGTTGTTAAAGAAATAGAAGATATAAAAGGAACATCCATAGCTGTAAAGGCAGATGTATCAAAGAGAAATGAAGTTAAAAAAATGATAGATATAGCCGTTGAAAATTTTGGAGAAATACATATACTAGTGAATAATGCTGGTATTCTTCAACAGAAGCCCTTTGAAAGTATTACAGATGATGAATGGGATAAAATGTTTCAAGTTAATATGAAGGGAGCCTTTATTTGTACCCAAGAATGTATTCCATACATGTTAAAGAATAATTTTGGTAGGATAATAAATATATCTTCTATAGGGGGACAGTGGGGTGGAAATTTAGCAGTTCACTATTCAGCTACTAAAGCAGGTATAATAAGTTTAGCCAGATCTTTAGCTAGAATATATTCTAAAGATGGAATTAATACAAATTGCATAGCACCGGGATTAGTATTAACTGAAATGTCTGCTAAAGAAATGGCTACGGAAGCTGGAAAAGAAAAATTAAAAGGCATTCCTATAAATAGACCTGCTGCCCCTGAAGAAATAGGACGAATAGCGGTATTTTTGGCCAGTGAAGATGGAAGCTATATAACAGGTCAAACTTTAAATGCAAATGGTGGAATGTTGTTTAATGTGTAA